A stretch of Chitinophaga caeni DNA encodes these proteins:
- a CDS encoding RNA polymerase sigma factor — protein sequence MSVVDPLIERLQQGDESAFRTLVDTWQNMVYNTALGIVQLPEDAEDVAQDVFVQVYESIAHFKGDAKLSTWIYRITVTKSLDHIRKKNRKKRWGKLFSIFGSDGELNWEPPDFNHPGVSLEKKEQANLLMQAVAQLPEMQKAVFILHKLEGLPTREIAEILDTTLAAVDGHMHRAKKTLQVLLGKHMKGNS from the coding sequence TTGAGCGTTGTCGATCCATTGATTGAAAGATTACAGCAAGGTGATGAATCTGCTTTCCGCACCTTGGTTGACACCTGGCAAAACATGGTGTATAATACCGCATTGGGTATTGTGCAGCTACCTGAAGATGCGGAGGATGTTGCCCAGGACGTATTTGTGCAGGTGTATGAGTCGATCGCTCATTTTAAAGGAGATGCTAAATTATCCACCTGGATATACCGGATCACGGTGACAAAATCACTGGATCATATCCGTAAAAAGAACAGGAAGAAGCGGTGGGGAAAGCTGTTCTCCATTTTTGGAAGTGACGGGGAATTGAACTGGGAACCACCCGATTTCAACCACCCTGGCGTCTCGTTGGAAAAGAAAGAACAGGCCAACTTGTTAATGCAAGCTGTAGCCCAGCTTCCGGAAATGCAAAAAGCGGTATTTATCCTGCATAAATTGGAGGGCTTACCTACCAGGGAGATCGCTGAAATCTTGGATACCACCCTGGCCGCGGTAGATGGGCATATGCACAGGGCCAAGAAAACGTTACAAGTGCTGCTCGGGAAACATATGAAAGGAAATTCGTGA
- a CDS encoding TonB-dependent receptor, with the protein MKRITLLFTFLITFSCLANAQSVIKGVLQDKTDSTRLIGATVRLTKPGDTTFIRNLLTNTSGGFEFASIQPGSYKLTFTFLGYSELVRNISFNGTNGNMGVVNIPRSVTDLKGVTIKGQEPPTQLKGDTTQYNASAYKTNPDASAEDLVKKMPGITVQNGTVTAHGETVKKVLVDGKEYFGEDATATLKNLPAEVISKIEVFDKMSDQAQFSGFDDGNSYKAINVVTKNGLSNSKFGKVYAGYGTQGLYNAGGSVNFFNGDRRIGLIGMTNNVNQQNFASEDVLGISGGGGGRGGRGGRGGGNNFNVGSQSGINKTNSLGINFQDTWGKKLTVNGSYLFNNKSTENETLTHQVYPNDIADSVRVYNELANSETKNYNHRVNLRLEYKISDKDILMFTPSVSFQKNDAMSHTLGDFKYGDSSLINATDIASTNNNKGYNANTNLLWRHAFDKRGRTFSINFGFRANNRDGESILPSYTTTNYKGGLVTDSTLRETYSNTDGQTYSANFSYTEPVGKGQLEINYRPSISINNADQKAYTIDSTHSELTFDPSLSNLYKNKYTVNNGGLSYRMGNRDKMLIIGVNLQHATLEGDRTFPTDFNLKRSFTNVLPNLMWRQKFNKNSSVRLFYRASTDQPSINNLQDVLSYTNPLFVSTGNPELDQSYSQSLRGGYHYIDTEKGLMFIAGVNVENTNNRVTNRTYIAQQDTVLTPTFTLRKGGQLTKPINVDGYWNARSFFNLGLPLKVIKSNLNTNLGISYTRSPGYVNSTYNVSNTYAYNAGAVISSNISEYVDFTLSYNASFNNVKNNVSTLNNSSYFNGSASANVNLMTKNGWVLNSDLTNQYYSALDNGQSTNYWLWNLSAAKKFLKDNRGELRATVYDLLNQNQSISRSTTELYIEDQRSLVLKQYFMLTFTYRIKSWNKKGTDPEEEMQNDRERMFRRFGPPGGGRPGGPPPGGG; encoded by the coding sequence ATGAAGCGAATAACGCTACTTTTTACATTTTTAATTACATTCTCTTGTTTGGCTAATGCCCAATCGGTTATCAAGGGTGTGCTCCAGGATAAAACGGATAGTACCCGCCTTATCGGCGCTACCGTTCGTTTAACCAAACCCGGTGATACTACATTTATACGGAACCTATTGACTAATACCAGCGGTGGCTTTGAATTTGCTAGCATTCAACCCGGATCTTACAAGTTAACGTTTACTTTCTTAGGGTATTCAGAACTAGTGCGTAATATCAGCTTCAATGGCACGAACGGGAATATGGGAGTCGTGAACATCCCCAGGTCCGTGACCGATTTGAAAGGGGTGACGATCAAGGGGCAAGAACCGCCTACCCAATTGAAAGGGGACACGACCCAGTACAATGCGAGCGCCTATAAAACTAACCCCGATGCATCTGCCGAAGATCTGGTCAAGAAAATGCCCGGTATCACGGTGCAGAACGGAACGGTTACAGCGCACGGGGAAACGGTGAAGAAAGTATTGGTTGACGGGAAGGAATATTTTGGCGAAGATGCTACGGCGACATTGAAAAACTTGCCGGCCGAAGTGATCTCCAAGATCGAGGTATTTGATAAAATGAGCGACCAGGCACAATTCTCCGGTTTTGATGATGGAAACAGTTATAAAGCTATCAACGTTGTTACAAAGAATGGTTTGAGTAATTCCAAGTTTGGGAAAGTATACGCTGGATATGGCACTCAAGGTCTGTATAATGCCGGGGGTAGTGTTAATTTTTTCAACGGCGATAGGAGAATCGGTTTGATCGGGATGACTAATAATGTAAACCAGCAAAACTTTGCTTCGGAAGATGTACTCGGCATATCTGGCGGCGGCGGTGGTCGTGGCGGTAGGGGCGGCCGTGGAGGCGGTAACAATTTCAACGTCGGCTCGCAAAGCGGTATCAACAAAACGAACTCCTTGGGTATCAACTTCCAGGATACTTGGGGTAAGAAGTTGACGGTGAACGGTAGCTATCTATTTAATAATAAATCAACTGAGAACGAAACGCTCACCCATCAAGTTTACCCGAATGATATAGCAGATTCTGTCCGCGTTTACAATGAATTAGCCAATTCTGAAACGAAGAACTATAATCACCGTGTAAATTTACGCTTAGAGTACAAGATATCTGATAAAGACATCCTGATGTTTACCCCTTCGGTGAGTTTTCAAAAGAATGATGCCATGTCGCATACCTTGGGTGATTTTAAATACGGCGATTCATCTTTGATTAATGCTACGGATATTGCTTCCACAAATAATAATAAAGGGTATAACGCGAATACCAACCTCTTATGGAGGCACGCATTCGACAAGAGGGGACGTACGTTCTCCATTAATTTTGGCTTCAGGGCAAATAACCGCGATGGTGAAAGCATATTACCTTCTTATACGACAACTAATTACAAGGGTGGGCTAGTTACCGATTCAACATTAAGGGAGACCTACTCCAATACGGATGGACAAACCTATTCCGCTAATTTCTCCTATACGGAGCCGGTCGGTAAAGGGCAACTGGAAATTAACTACCGCCCATCGATTAGCATCAATAATGCAGATCAGAAAGCTTATACCATCGATTCGACTCATAGTGAATTAACTTTTGATCCAAGTTTGTCGAACTTGTATAAAAATAAATATACCGTAAACAATGGTGGCCTTAGTTACCGCATGGGCAACCGTGATAAGATGTTGATTATAGGCGTTAACTTGCAACATGCTACCTTGGAAGGAGACCGTACTTTCCCGACAGATTTTAACTTGAAGCGTTCCTTCACAAATGTTTTACCGAACTTGATGTGGAGGCAGAAATTTAACAAGAATTCTAGCGTAAGGTTATTTTATAGGGCATCGACCGATCAACCATCTATCAATAATTTGCAGGATGTGTTGAGTTATACTAATCCCTTGTTTGTAAGCACCGGTAACCCGGAACTGGATCAATCTTATTCACAATCTTTACGCGGTGGATATCATTATATTGATACTGAGAAAGGGTTAATGTTTATAGCCGGCGTCAATGTTGAAAATACGAATAACCGTGTTACCAATAGAACTTATATCGCCCAGCAAGACACCGTGTTGACACCTACGTTTACATTGCGCAAAGGAGGACAATTAACTAAACCGATCAACGTGGATGGATACTGGAACGCTAGGTCTTTCTTTAACCTGGGTTTGCCATTAAAAGTGATCAAATCAAACTTAAATACCAACCTGGGCATCAGCTATACCCGCTCTCCGGGTTATGTAAACAGTACCTACAACGTTTCCAACACGTATGCTTATAATGCCGGGGCTGTTATTTCCAGTAATATCAGTGAATATGTAGATTTTACATTGTCTTACAATGCTTCATTTAACAACGTAAAAAATAATGTTTCTACTTTAAATAATAGTAGTTATTTCAACGGCAGCGCTTCAGCAAATGTTAACTTGATGACGAAGAACGGTTGGGTGCTGAATTCAGATTTAACAAACCAGTATTACAGCGCCCTAGATAATGGTCAAAGTACAAATTATTGGCTTTGGAATTTGAGCGCCGCCAAGAAGTTCTTAAAAGATAACAGGGGTGAACTGAGGGCCACGGTATATGACTTACTGAATCAAAACCAAAGCATTTCCCGCTCTACTACGGAACTTTATATTGAAGACCAACGTTCTTTAGTGCTGAAGCAGTATTTCATGCTGACTTTTACATATAGAATAAAAAGTTGGAATAAGAAAGGTACTGACCCCGAAGAAGAAATGCAAAACGACAGGGAAAGGATGTTCCGCAGGTTTGGTCCTCCCGGTGGTGGAAGACCTGGCGGCCCTCCCCCAGGTGGCGGATGA
- a CDS encoding aldo/keto reductase: protein MNKRNIGLSELNIAPWMLGGNVFGWTIGAEQSFHVLDAFTSAGFNSIDTADAYSTWVPGNQGGESETIIGQWFQKRKNRSGIILATKVGSTMPRSPKKILKKAYILKAVEDSLRRLQTDYIDLYQSHYDDPETPVEETLEAYWTLIKSGKVRYIGASNFSPGRLVESINTSKTLHLPGYVSLQPQYNLYDRADYEANYAKICQEQQLGVIPYYSLASGFLSGKYRDKADLDKSKRGSGIDKYLDNRGFSILQAMDEVAERHHCSLAAIALAWLMARPGITAPIASATKVEQVKQLAKAATIKLSGAELELLNNASAY, encoded by the coding sequence ATGAATAAAAGAAATATCGGGTTATCGGAACTCAACATTGCTCCCTGGATGTTGGGGGGTAATGTTTTCGGCTGGACAATCGGCGCGGAACAATCATTCCATGTACTAGATGCGTTTACAAGCGCCGGGTTTAATAGTATCGATACAGCGGACGCTTATTCAACTTGGGTTCCGGGCAACCAAGGAGGTGAATCGGAAACGATCATCGGGCAATGGTTTCAAAAACGTAAGAATCGATCCGGGATTATCTTGGCTACCAAGGTAGGCTCCACGATGCCCCGGAGCCCGAAAAAAATATTAAAGAAGGCATATATATTGAAGGCCGTGGAAGATTCTCTCCGGCGCTTACAAACCGATTATATTGACTTGTACCAATCTCATTACGATGATCCGGAAACCCCGGTAGAAGAAACCTTGGAAGCGTACTGGACATTAATTAAAAGCGGCAAAGTGAGATATATAGGTGCATCTAACTTCAGCCCGGGAAGATTGGTTGAATCTATAAATACCAGTAAGACATTACATTTACCGGGGTATGTAAGTTTACAACCCCAGTATAACCTGTATGATAGGGCTGACTATGAAGCAAATTATGCTAAAATCTGCCAAGAACAGCAGCTGGGCGTCATCCCGTATTATTCCTTAGCTAGCGGGTTCCTCAGTGGAAAGTACCGGGACAAGGCGGACTTAGACAAAAGTAAGCGCGGAAGCGGAATTGACAAATATCTTGATAACAGGGGTTTCAGCATCTTGCAAGCGATGGATGAAGTGGCCGAAAGGCATCATTGCAGCCTGGCGGCAATCGCCTTGGCTTGGTTAATGGCCCGCCCGGGAATCACGGCGCCTATTGCCAGCGCTACCAAGGTGGAACAAGTGAAACAATTAGCTAAAGCCGCCACGATTAAGCTCTCCGGAGCTGAATTGGAATTGTTGAATAATGCCAGTGCGTATTGA
- a CDS encoding glycoside hydrolase family 20 protein has product MRLLFFTILMTICLGSLAQQPLMPQVQKFTAKEGFISIGKTSVVHAADTSCKAEVALLNTYLGSFVTFNPDAVPVEIATDPSYKDEEGYTLVLEKPAVRIKARNSKGVFYALQTLIQLGNHYHGTIPAGTIEDAPRFAYRGLMLDVSRHFFGVNFIKQLLDVMAMYKLNTFHWHLTDDQGWRIEINKYPRLQVVAAWRDQTLIGHKKDIPHQFDGKKYGGYYTQAQVKDIVAYAQSKHIDIIPEIEMPGHASAALAAYPYLGCTGGPYETAQFWGIFDDVYCAGNDSTFTFLEDVLDEVIPLFPGKYIHIGGDECPKNRWNACPKCQQRMAAEHLEDAHALQSYFVKRIEKYLNSKGKQLIGWDEITEGGLSPNATVMCWRGDSVGFAAAAQGHDVIFSPEKNLYFDYYQSTSMLEPIAAGGYTPLEKVYSYDPMQNRQAEAGGDSHILGIQANLWSEYLPTEDQAWYMLFPRLLALSEIAWLQPSSKDYASFYERWKLQRAILDKHKIKYADIYDEITGKMMAKGSKHQLSLHSSLPNATIRYSYLGKEQTYGHPIDITASGIIKAQLYVDDKAVLRPYTKEVIQHKAVGKKISLKNPGKGNFDVAGSILLNGQYGTNRYNDGQWLGLSGDNLQATIDLGKETEVNQIKTSFLDYHWQRMWKPVSYTFEYSNNGKHFRKLSGEGSEKDLVYEYNCKKTKTRYIRVTLENKGIIPQGEYGAGGKAWLLVDEIAVY; this is encoded by the coding sequence ATGCGACTATTATTTTTTACTATCCTCATGACTATTTGCTTGGGAAGCCTGGCACAACAACCCTTGATGCCCCAAGTTCAAAAGTTTACAGCTAAGGAAGGTTTTATTTCTATCGGAAAAACATCCGTAGTTCATGCAGCCGACACAAGTTGTAAGGCAGAAGTAGCGTTACTGAATACATACCTGGGCAGCTTCGTCACATTTAACCCGGATGCCGTCCCGGTTGAAATTGCTACCGACCCTTCCTATAAAGATGAAGAAGGCTATACCTTGGTATTAGAAAAACCTGCTGTAAGAATCAAAGCGAGGAACTCAAAAGGCGTTTTTTATGCCTTACAAACATTGATACAGCTAGGAAATCATTATCATGGTACAATCCCGGCAGGCACCATCGAAGACGCGCCCCGGTTTGCATACAGGGGCTTGATGCTTGATGTGAGCAGGCATTTCTTCGGTGTAAACTTTATCAAGCAATTACTGGATGTAATGGCGATGTATAAACTAAATACATTTCATTGGCATCTTACCGACGATCAAGGTTGGCGAATAGAGATAAATAAATATCCCCGCTTGCAGGTAGTAGCGGCTTGGAGGGATCAAACACTGATCGGGCACAAGAAGGACATACCCCATCAATTTGATGGTAAAAAATACGGTGGTTATTATACGCAGGCACAAGTAAAGGACATCGTAGCCTATGCCCAGTCCAAGCATATCGACATCATTCCCGAAATCGAGATGCCCGGGCATGCTTCCGCGGCATTGGCAGCTTACCCTTACCTGGGCTGTACCGGTGGCCCATACGAAACCGCACAATTTTGGGGCATCTTTGACGATGTATATTGTGCAGGAAACGACAGCACCTTCACTTTCCTGGAAGATGTACTGGATGAGGTTATCCCTTTGTTTCCGGGGAAATATATACATATCGGTGGCGACGAATGCCCCAAAAACCGCTGGAATGCTTGCCCGAAATGCCAACAAAGGATGGCCGCAGAACATTTGGAAGATGCCCATGCCCTGCAAAGCTATTTCGTGAAGCGGATAGAAAAATATCTTAACAGCAAAGGGAAACAACTTATTGGTTGGGATGAGATTACGGAAGGAGGACTTTCGCCCAATGCTACCGTGATGTGCTGGCGTGGTGACTCGGTTGGATTTGCAGCAGCAGCACAAGGGCATGATGTGATCTTTAGTCCCGAGAAAAATTTGTATTTCGATTATTACCAGTCAACTAGCATGTTAGAGCCCATTGCAGCAGGTGGATATACGCCTTTAGAAAAGGTGTATTCCTATGATCCGATGCAAAATAGGCAAGCCGAAGCCGGCGGCGATTCCCATATTTTGGGCATCCAAGCCAATTTGTGGAGCGAGTATTTACCTACGGAAGATCAAGCTTGGTACATGTTATTCCCACGATTGCTGGCATTATCTGAAATAGCTTGGTTACAACCTAGCTCCAAGGATTATGCTTCCTTTTACGAACGCTGGAAACTTCAACGCGCTATTTTGGATAAGCATAAAATAAAATACGCAGATATCTATGACGAGATTACAGGTAAAATGATGGCCAAGGGCAGCAAACATCAACTTAGCCTTCACTCGAGCTTGCCGAACGCAACCATCCGTTATAGCTATCTCGGTAAAGAGCAAACTTACGGGCATCCAATCGACATTACAGCTTCCGGCATTATCAAGGCACAGTTGTATGTAGATGACAAAGCGGTTTTGAGACCCTACACCAAGGAAGTAATACAACATAAAGCTGTTGGCAAAAAAATCAGCTTAAAGAACCCAGGTAAAGGCAATTTTGATGTTGCGGGAAGTATTTTACTCAATGGACAATATGGCACAAACCGTTACAATGACGGGCAGTGGTTGGGTTTAAGCGGGGATAACCTCCAGGCAACAATTGACCTAGGGAAAGAGACCGAGGTAAACCAAATTAAAACGAGCTTTCTTGATTACCATTGGCAACGGATGTGGAAACCGGTATCTTATACCTTTGAATACAGCAATAACGGTAAACATTTCCGTAAGCTAAGTGGAGAAGGTTCGGAAAAAGATTTAGTATACGAATATAATTGTAAGAAGACCAAGACCCGTTATATCAGGGTCACTTTAGAAAACAAGGGCATAATACCGCAAGGAGAATATGGCGCGGGGGGAAAAGCCTGGTTATTGGTTGATGAGATAGCGGTATATTAA